In Pseudonocardia cypriaca, a single genomic region encodes these proteins:
- a CDS encoding nuclear transport factor 2 family protein encodes MADNAALVQEAYDGFAKGDVGPLVAILDDDVEWNEAEHFIYWPGGPFRGVQAVLEGVIGPLTRDLDGFRIDVDRISAAGDTVLAEARYRATAKATGKALDAMVAHVWDFRQGKVVRFQQYTDTWQWTQVAGIEPQQ; translated from the coding sequence ATGGCGGACAACGCTGCGCTCGTGCAGGAGGCGTACGACGGATTCGCCAAGGGGGACGTCGGTCCGCTCGTCGCCATCCTCGACGATGACGTCGAATGGAACGAGGCCGAGCACTTCATCTACTGGCCCGGCGGCCCGTTCCGGGGAGTACAGGCCGTGCTGGAAGGCGTGATCGGGCCACTCACGCGGGACCTCGACGGCTTCCGGATCGACGTCGACCGGATCTCTGCCGCGGGCGACACGGTGCTCGCCGAGGCCCGCTACCGGGCGACGGCCAAGGCGACCGGGAAGGCCCTGGACGCCATGGTCGCCCACGTCTGGGACTTCCGGCAGGGCAAGGTCGTCAGGTTCCAGCAGTACACCGACACCTGGCAGTGGACCCAGGTGGCGGGCATCGAGCCGCAGCAGTAG
- a CDS encoding MFS transporter has product MVSTSTPAGITGGPFRFMLGATVLCFSGYALLLPVVPLWAERGGSGALGSGATTAMLMATTVATQLAVPWLLVRIGHRWVLAAGSVLLGAPAPFLALSADLAPVLALSALRGIGFGLATVAGSALVAELVPRAQHGRAAGRYGLAVGVPQLVLLAVGVAAVERFGFTAVFVVAGVVPVLGALLVPAIRMPGAPAATLTRPRPRPATRSALAPVVAMVTCSIAQGGLITFLPLAVPDAGLLVPGALLATAAGALFGRLAAGELVDRRGWGGRLLVPGMLLAAAGMGAEVAGGGALVVIGAVAVGFGFGLVQNDSLTVLFAAFGSSGYGAASALWNIAYDAGTGVGALGLGAVAEPFGYPAAFGVAAVVLCAGVALTWIKPRQPAR; this is encoded by the coding sequence GTGGTCTCGACCAGCACACCTGCCGGCATCACCGGCGGGCCGTTCCGGTTCATGCTCGGCGCCACCGTGCTCTGCTTCAGCGGGTACGCGCTGCTGCTCCCGGTCGTGCCGCTCTGGGCGGAGCGCGGCGGATCGGGAGCGCTGGGCTCGGGTGCCACCACCGCGATGCTGATGGCGACCACCGTCGCCACCCAGCTCGCGGTGCCGTGGCTGCTCGTGCGAATCGGCCACCGCTGGGTGCTCGCGGCCGGGTCGGTGCTGCTCGGCGCCCCGGCGCCCTTCCTCGCCCTCTCGGCCGACCTCGCGCCCGTGCTCGCGCTCTCCGCGCTGCGCGGCATCGGGTTCGGGCTGGCGACGGTGGCCGGGAGCGCGTTGGTCGCGGAACTCGTGCCGCGCGCCCAGCACGGCCGTGCGGCCGGCCGGTACGGCCTCGCGGTCGGGGTGCCCCAGCTCGTGCTGCTCGCGGTCGGGGTGGCCGCGGTCGAGCGGTTCGGCTTCACCGCGGTGTTCGTCGTGGCGGGGGTCGTCCCGGTGCTGGGCGCGCTGCTCGTGCCGGCGATCCGGATGCCGGGTGCTCCCGCAGCGACCCTGACCCGTCCACGCCCGCGGCCGGCAACCCGCTCGGCGCTCGCCCCGGTGGTCGCGATGGTCACCTGCTCGATCGCGCAGGGCGGCCTGATCACCTTCCTCCCGCTCGCCGTGCCCGATGCCGGGCTGCTCGTGCCCGGAGCCCTGCTGGCGACGGCGGCGGGGGCGTTGTTCGGCCGGCTGGCGGCGGGCGAGCTGGTGGACCGCCGCGGCTGGGGAGGCAGGCTGCTCGTCCCGGGGATGCTGCTCGCCGCGGCCGGGATGGGAGCCGAGGTCGCCGGCGGCGGCGCCCTGGTCGTGATCGGGGCGGTCGCCGTCGGCTTCGGCTTCGGCCTGGTGCAGAACGACTCCCTCACCGTGCTGTTCGCCGCATTCGGCAGCAGCGGCTACGGCGCCGCGAGCGCGCTGTGGAACATCGCCTACGACGCCGGCACCGGCGTGGGCGCCCTCGGCCTCGGGGCGGTGGCGGAGCCCTTCGGCTACCCGGCGGCGTTCGGGGTCGCGGCGGTGGTGCTGTGTGCCGGGGTGGCGCTGACCTGGATCAAGCCCCGGCAGCCGGCTCGATAG
- a CDS encoding metal ABC transporter solute-binding protein, Zn/Mn family — MPKVGRRSVLVAAGLLTLSGCVAAPPSATEPIGDRRIRVTTTTNFLTDTVGRIGGDRVEVTGLMGPGVDPHLYRASAGDVQALRGADVILYCGLHLEGRMGELLHELAERQPTTAVTDGIPREQLLAPPDTTTEYDPHIWFDVSLWACVSETIAAALVERDPQHADGYRARLDTYLAELAALDAEIERRLAAIPPRRRVLVTSHDAFSYFGRRYRLDVAGIQGISTAAEATTTDVERVARLVAEREVPAVFIESSVPRQTIDALLAAAAQQGARIHVGGELFTDAAGNPGTPEGTYIGMLRANADRIAAGLTDERG, encoded by the coding sequence ATGCCGAAGGTGGGACGGCGGTCCGTGCTGGTCGCGGCCGGTCTGCTCACCCTCTCCGGCTGCGTGGCCGCGCCGCCGTCCGCCACGGAGCCGATCGGCGACCGGCGGATCCGCGTGACGACGACCACCAACTTCCTCACCGACACCGTCGGCCGGATCGGCGGCGACCGCGTGGAGGTCACCGGCCTGATGGGACCGGGGGTCGACCCGCACCTGTACCGGGCCAGCGCGGGTGACGTGCAGGCCCTGCGCGGCGCCGACGTGATCCTCTACTGCGGGCTGCACCTGGAGGGCCGCATGGGCGAGCTGCTCCACGAGCTCGCCGAGCGGCAGCCCACCACCGCCGTCACGGACGGGATCCCCCGCGAGCAGCTGCTCGCTCCTCCCGACACCACCACGGAGTACGACCCGCACATCTGGTTCGACGTCTCGCTGTGGGCATGTGTCAGCGAGACGATCGCCGCCGCGCTCGTCGAGCGCGACCCGCAGCACGCCGACGGCTACCGCGCCCGGCTCGACACGTACCTCGCCGAGCTGGCCGCCCTGGACGCAGAGATCGAACGGCGGCTCGCGGCGATCCCGCCCCGCAGGCGCGTGCTCGTCACGTCGCACGACGCGTTCAGCTACTTCGGTCGCCGCTACCGGCTCGACGTCGCGGGCATCCAGGGCATCTCCACCGCGGCCGAGGCCACCACCACCGACGTCGAGCGGGTGGCGCGGCTCGTGGCAGAGCGCGAGGTCCCGGCCGTCTTCATCGAGTCGAGCGTGCCCCGCCAGACGATCGACGCCCTGCTCGCGGCGGCCGCCCAGCAGGGCGCACGGATCCACGTCGGCGGGGAGCTCTTCACCGACGCCGCGGGGAACCCCGGCACCCCCGAGGGCACCTACATCGGGATGTTGCGGGCCAACGCCGACCGGATCGCGGCCGGGCTGACCGACGAGAGGGGATGA
- a CDS encoding metal ABC transporter ATP-binding protein, which yields MLMSTETRTASALEVRGLTVSYRSAPVLWEVDCAFPAGHLSAIVGPNGAGKSTLLKAALGLVPADAGRVLIDGVEGTGALDRVAYVPQAESVDWDFPITVREVVEMGRYRSAGWFRRLGRADRAIAAECLERVGMAGFGKRQIGQLSGGQRQRVFLARALAQRAPVLVMDEPFAGIDARTQEDLLRLLGELRDAGGSVVVVHHDMAQVRAAFDWTLLLNVRVLGCGPTADVLTTDAVRAAYGADVTWTG from the coding sequence ATGCTCATGTCGACCGAGACCCGGACCGCCAGTGCGCTGGAGGTGCGCGGGCTGACGGTGTCCTACCGCTCGGCGCCCGTGCTCTGGGAGGTCGACTGCGCGTTCCCCGCCGGGCACCTCTCGGCGATCGTCGGGCCGAACGGGGCGGGCAAGTCGACGCTCCTGAAAGCCGCGCTGGGCCTCGTCCCCGCCGACGCAGGGCGCGTGCTGATCGACGGCGTCGAGGGGACCGGCGCGCTCGACCGCGTGGCGTACGTGCCGCAGGCGGAGTCGGTGGACTGGGACTTCCCGATCACCGTCCGCGAGGTCGTCGAGATGGGCCGCTACCGGTCGGCCGGCTGGTTCCGCCGCCTCGGCCGGGCCGATCGGGCGATCGCCGCGGAGTGCCTGGAGCGGGTCGGGATGGCGGGCTTCGGGAAGCGTCAGATCGGGCAGCTGTCCGGCGGTCAGCGCCAGCGGGTCTTCCTGGCCCGCGCGCTCGCGCAGCGGGCACCGGTGCTCGTCATGGACGAGCCGTTCGCCGGGATCGACGCCCGCACCCAGGAGGACCTGCTCCGGCTGCTGGGCGAGCTGCGCGACGCGGGCGGCTCGGTGGTGGTCGTCCACCACGACATGGCCCAGGTGCGCGCTGCGTTCGACTGGACGCTGCTGCTCAACGTGCGCGTGCTGGGTTGTGGGCCCACCGCGGACGTGCTCACCACCGACGCGGTGCGCGCGGCGTACGGGGCGGACGTGACGTGGACGGGCTAG
- a CDS encoding metal ABC transporter permease, whose translation MDGLVALLGLPYTDAVVIAGALVLGITSGVLGAFAVLRRRSLVGDAVAHATLPGVCVAFLVAGVKDVPGLLLGAAIAGLVAALLMVGIERASRIRPDAAIGVVLSGFFAFGVVLLTHLSNSSDADQAGLENYLFGQAAGLLERDVAVMAGLAASALLVVGVLRRALTTTLFDPAYAGAIGLPVRALETVMTALLVVAVVIGVRVVGAILMVAMLVVPTVTARQLADRFPRVLVLAGLIGAAVGVTGALTATRGQLPTGPVVVLTGFTVAVAALLLAPGRGVLWQARRLAARRRTVRRDAVLTQPDAPVSGLRDRLVRAGLRRRGLLAADGTLTAAGRAAAAETAERRALWTAWLEHGPSIRLPDAREPDPTDLRGSLGDDAVAQLRALAAGAPR comes from the coding sequence GTGGACGGGCTAGTCGCATTGCTGGGCCTGCCGTACACCGACGCGGTCGTGATCGCGGGCGCGCTCGTACTCGGCATCACGAGCGGGGTGCTCGGCGCGTTCGCCGTGCTGCGCCGCCGCAGCCTGGTCGGTGACGCCGTCGCGCACGCCACCCTGCCGGGCGTCTGCGTCGCGTTCCTCGTCGCGGGCGTGAAGGACGTTCCCGGCCTGTTGCTCGGTGCCGCGATCGCGGGCCTGGTGGCCGCGCTGCTCATGGTGGGCATCGAACGGGCGAGCCGGATCCGGCCCGATGCGGCCATCGGCGTGGTCCTGTCGGGGTTCTTCGCGTTCGGCGTCGTGCTGCTCACGCACCTGTCCAACAGCTCCGACGCCGACCAGGCCGGCCTGGAGAACTACCTGTTCGGGCAGGCCGCGGGACTACTGGAACGCGACGTCGCGGTGATGGCCGGGCTCGCCGCGTCGGCGTTGCTCGTCGTCGGGGTGCTGCGACGCGCGCTCACCACCACCCTGTTCGACCCCGCCTACGCGGGCGCGATCGGGCTCCCGGTGCGGGCCCTCGAGACGGTCATGACGGCGCTGCTCGTCGTGGCGGTCGTGATCGGGGTGCGGGTGGTCGGCGCCATCCTCATGGTCGCGATGCTCGTGGTGCCGACGGTCACCGCCCGCCAGCTCGCCGACCGCTTCCCGCGCGTCCTCGTGCTCGCCGGGCTGATCGGGGCGGCCGTCGGTGTCACGGGCGCGCTCACGGCCACCCGTGGGCAGCTGCCCACCGGGCCGGTGGTCGTCCTCACCGGCTTCACCGTGGCCGTCGCGGCGCTGCTGCTGGCACCCGGTCGCGGCGTGCTGTGGCAGGCCCGGCGGCTCGCGGCGCGGCGGCGCACCGTGCGTCGCGACGCCGTGCTCACCCAGCCGGACGCGCCCGTGAGCGGTCTGCGGGACCGGCTGGTCCGCGCCGGCCTGCGCCGCCGTGGGCTGCTCGCCGCCGACGGCACGCTCACCGCCGCCGGGCGGGCCGCGGCCGCCGAAACGGCCGAGCGCAGGGCGCTGTGGACGGCGTGGCTCGAGCACGGCCCTTCGATCCGGCTGCCCGACGCGCGCGAACCCGACCCCACCGACCTGCGCGGCAGCCTCGGCGACGACGCGGTCGCCCAGCTCCGCGCCCTCGCGGCAGGAGCTCCGCGATGA
- a CDS encoding metal ABC transporter permease, whose protein sequence is MPDGILIVLIAGLVATACGLLGPFLVLRRMALLSDAVSHAVLPGIVAVWLVAQTRAPLPVIVGAAAFAVLCVLGIDSLRATGLVASDAAIALVFPALFSLGVLGVTRYAAGIHLDLDSTIYGEIAFVPFDTVRLGGYDVARSGLVLGGVVLFNLLLVGLLWKELKATTFDPQFGATVRLRPRLLSRLLLVAAAVTAVAAFDAVGAILVVTLLIVPAATAYLLTDRLVVMVALAIAVGWVGAAAGYAVALPMDSSIAGAMGLVCTACFVLALLLSPRHGLLTRRWRRRRAVADAPLLR, encoded by the coding sequence ATGCCTGACGGGATCCTCATCGTCCTCATCGCCGGGCTGGTGGCCACGGCGTGCGGGCTGCTCGGGCCGTTCCTCGTGCTGCGGCGGATGGCGCTGCTGTCGGACGCGGTGAGCCACGCGGTGCTGCCGGGGATCGTCGCCGTCTGGCTGGTGGCCCAGACCCGCGCCCCGCTTCCGGTGATCGTCGGTGCTGCGGCGTTCGCGGTGCTCTGCGTGCTCGGCATCGACTCGCTGCGGGCCACCGGCCTCGTCGCGTCCGACGCGGCGATCGCGCTGGTCTTCCCCGCTCTGTTCTCGCTCGGGGTCCTCGGCGTCACCCGCTACGCCGCCGGGATCCACCTCGACCTGGACTCCACGATCTACGGCGAGATCGCGTTCGTGCCGTTCGACACGGTCCGGCTCGGCGGCTACGACGTCGCGCGGTCCGGCCTGGTGCTCGGCGGGGTGGTGCTGTTCAACCTGCTGCTCGTCGGGCTGCTCTGGAAGGAGCTCAAGGCCACCACGTTCGACCCGCAGTTCGGCGCCACCGTCCGGCTCCGCCCGCGGCTGCTCTCCCGCCTGCTGCTGGTGGCGGCGGCCGTCACCGCGGTGGCCGCGTTCGACGCCGTCGGCGCGATCCTCGTGGTGACGCTGCTGATCGTGCCCGCCGCCACCGCGTACCTGCTCACCGACCGGCTCGTGGTCATGGTGGCGCTCGCGATCGCGGTCGGATGGGTGGGCGCGGCCGCCGGGTACGCCGTCGCGCTGCCCATGGACAGCTCGATCGCGGGCGCGATGGGCCTGGTCTGCACGGCCTGCTTCGTACTGGCGCTCCTCCTCTCGCCCCGCCACGGCCTGCTCACCCGCCGGTGGCGCCGGCGCCGAGCCGTGGCCGACGCGCCCCTTCTCCGTTGA
- a CDS encoding gamma-glutamylcyclotransferase family protein, giving the protein MAPLPDADFPADPYPGVVPDFSFAHVDEESHVLHTDSWTVADTPVDDWLAAHGAVPCSQRVPLLAYGSNRCPSKITWLRRALGMGEDPVVALRVRTRDVAAVWASGLRRRDSQRPAVLAAAPGVVEEHVVWLATSEQIAVLDRCEGRDERFRLARLRTGEVHMADGVRIPEPWCYVGHGAIRRPLLVDGAPVRCADLTQEAARGLTGEPGDDGLDAPTVAGMPHGDEWPAALFVYGLLQPGQPSWSLVAPHAAGDPRRATVVGSVYDTGLGYPALRRGTADRAPGWLVPVRDPAALLPVLDEYEGGQYRRERVVAADGTICWSYVWADPFDGLRPLPAGWRECI; this is encoded by the coding sequence GTGGCACCGCTCCCCGACGCCGACTTCCCCGCCGATCCCTATCCCGGCGTCGTCCCGGACTTCTCGTTCGCGCACGTCGACGAGGAGTCGCACGTACTCCACACGGACAGCTGGACGGTGGCGGACACTCCCGTCGACGACTGGCTGGCCGCCCACGGCGCGGTGCCCTGCTCCCAGCGCGTTCCCCTGCTCGCCTACGGCTCCAACCGCTGTCCGAGCAAGATCACCTGGCTGCGCAGGGCCCTCGGGATGGGTGAGGACCCGGTGGTGGCGCTGCGGGTGCGCACCCGCGACGTCGCGGCCGTCTGGGCGAGCGGGCTGCGCAGGCGCGACAGCCAGCGGCCCGCGGTGCTCGCCGCCGCACCCGGAGTGGTCGAGGAGCACGTCGTCTGGCTCGCGACGAGCGAGCAGATAGCGGTGCTGGACCGCTGCGAGGGCCGCGACGAACGCTTCCGGCTGGCCCGGCTGCGCACCGGCGAGGTGCACATGGCCGACGGCGTCCGGATCCCGGAGCCGTGGTGCTACGTCGGGCACGGCGCGATCCGCCGCCCCCTGCTCGTGGACGGGGCACCGGTACGGTGCGCCGACCTGACGCAGGAAGCGGCGCGCGGGCTCACCGGCGAGCCGGGCGACGACGGCCTCGACGCACCGACGGTGGCCGGCATGCCGCACGGCGACGAGTGGCCTGCGGCCCTGTTCGTCTACGGGCTCCTGCAGCCGGGCCAGCCCTCCTGGTCGCTGGTGGCGCCGCACGCGGCAGGCGATCCCCGGCGCGCGACCGTCGTCGGCTCGGTGTACGACACCGGCCTCGGCTACCCGGCCCTGCGCCGCGGCACCGCGGACCGCGCGCCCGGCTGGCTGGTTCCGGTGCGCGACCCGGCGGCACTCCTGCCCGTCCTCGACGAGTACGAGGGCGGGCAGTACCGCCGCGAACGGGTCGTGGCGGCCGACGGCACCATCTGCTGGAGCTACGTGTGGGCAGACCCGTTCGACGGGCTCCGGCCCCTTCCCGCCGGGTGGCGAGAATGTATTTGA
- a CDS encoding MFS transporter, translating into MTTPESQQAHEVDERTVRKAVGAAAMGNLVEWFDYGIYSYVAIYIAMSFFPGGDSGSNVALTFALFAVAYLVRPLGGTILGPLGDRIGRKRVLALTIVVMSAASFAIGLLPTFGAVGWLAPILLVVARLVQGFATGGEYGGAAAFIAEYAPDKRRGFYCSFLEFGTTGGFVLAAGLVTVLQLGLSPDAMASWGWRIPFLIAGPLGLVGLYLRSRLEDTPAFRELEERHQVSESPLKDTLVHHWRPVLVCMGLVLFYNVAVYTILFYMPTYLQTTLGLGETEALLYILGMMLMIMFVIIPVGALSDRIGRKPLIVTACIGFIVLGYPSFMLLALGTVLGTVAGLVILGLLLVLLLGTMSATLPALFATDVRYGGFSIGYNLSTSIFGGTAPFVLETLVISTGNNAMPGIYLVVASVISLAAVIAVTESARKPLPGTSAAVLRAQPA; encoded by the coding sequence ATGACGACGCCGGAGAGCCAGCAGGCCCACGAGGTCGACGAGCGCACGGTCCGAAAGGCGGTCGGCGCCGCCGCCATGGGGAACCTGGTCGAGTGGTTCGACTACGGCATCTACAGCTACGTCGCGATCTACATCGCGATGAGCTTCTTCCCGGGCGGTGACTCGGGCTCGAACGTCGCGCTGACGTTCGCCCTCTTCGCGGTCGCCTACCTGGTGCGCCCCCTCGGCGGCACGATCCTCGGCCCGCTGGGTGACCGGATCGGGCGCAAGCGCGTGCTCGCGCTGACGATCGTGGTGATGTCGGCGGCGAGCTTCGCGATCGGGCTCCTCCCGACGTTCGGGGCGGTGGGGTGGCTCGCGCCGATCCTGCTCGTCGTCGCGCGGCTGGTGCAGGGCTTCGCCACGGGCGGCGAGTACGGCGGTGCCGCCGCCTTCATCGCCGAGTACGCGCCCGACAAGAGGCGCGGCTTCTACTGCAGCTTCCTCGAGTTCGGCACGACGGGCGGCTTCGTCCTCGCGGCGGGGCTGGTGACGGTCCTTCAGCTCGGCCTGTCCCCTGATGCGATGGCGTCGTGGGGCTGGCGGATCCCGTTCCTGATCGCCGGTCCGCTCGGGCTGGTGGGGCTCTACCTGCGGAGCAGGCTCGAGGACACGCCCGCGTTCCGGGAGCTGGAGGAGCGGCACCAGGTGTCGGAGTCGCCGCTCAAGGACACCCTCGTGCACCACTGGCGGCCGGTGCTGGTCTGCATGGGGCTGGTGCTGTTCTACAACGTGGCCGTCTACACGATCCTCTTCTACATGCCGACCTACCTGCAGACCACGCTCGGTCTCGGGGAGACCGAGGCGTTGCTCTACATCCTCGGCATGATGCTGATGATCATGTTCGTGATCATCCCGGTGGGCGCGCTGTCGGACCGGATCGGCCGCAAGCCGCTGATCGTGACGGCGTGCATCGGGTTCATCGTGCTCGGCTACCCCTCCTTCATGCTGCTCGCGCTCGGCACGGTGCTCGGAACGGTGGCCGGCCTGGTCATCCTCGGGCTGCTGCTGGTGCTGCTGCTCGGCACCATGTCGGCCACGCTGCCCGCGCTCTTCGCCACGGACGTCCGGTACGGCGGCTTCTCGATCGGCTACAACCTGTCGACCTCGATCTTCGGCGGGACGGCGCCGTTCGTCCTGGAGACCCTCGTGATCAGCACCGGCAACAACGCGATGCCCGGGATCTACCTCGTCGTCGCCTCCGTGATCTCGCTGGCCGCGGTGATCGCGGTGACGGAGAGCGCGCGGAAGCCGTTGCCGGGAACCTCCGCGGCGGTGCTGCGGGCGCAGCCGGCCTAA
- a CDS encoding ABC transporter ATP-binding protein — protein MLDIARISKRFGTRQALDDVSFTVEPGEVFGFVGSNGAGKTTTMRIVLGVLTADAGDVRWKGRAVDADLRRRIGYMPEERGLYPRMRVGDQLRYLARLHGLPGALAAAAVARWTERLGVASRLGDEVQKLSLGNQQRVQLCAALVHDPEVLVLDEPFSGLDPTAVEVMSSVLRDKADAGVPVIFSSHQLDLVERLCDRIGIIAGGRMVAVGSVADLRERGGGAAVIDVEGPPAGWAASLPGVEVLDDDGACHTRLRLATGTDDQDVLRAALAAGPVHEFRRWRPPLTELYRDVVQAGPEQPEAVA, from the coding sequence GTGCTGGACATCGCACGGATCAGCAAGCGGTTCGGGACGCGGCAGGCGCTCGACGACGTCTCGTTCACCGTCGAGCCGGGCGAGGTCTTCGGGTTCGTCGGCAGCAACGGCGCCGGTAAGACCACGACGATGCGCATCGTGCTCGGGGTGCTCACCGCCGACGCGGGCGACGTGCGGTGGAAGGGCCGCGCCGTGGACGCCGACCTCCGCCGACGCATCGGCTACATGCCCGAGGAGCGGGGGCTCTACCCCCGCATGCGGGTCGGTGACCAGCTGCGCTATCTGGCCCGGCTGCACGGCCTCCCCGGAGCGCTCGCCGCAGCCGCCGTCGCGCGGTGGACGGAGCGGCTCGGCGTCGCATCCCGGCTCGGCGACGAGGTGCAGAAGCTCTCCCTCGGCAACCAGCAGCGGGTGCAGCTGTGCGCCGCGCTCGTGCACGACCCGGAGGTGCTCGTGCTCGACGAGCCGTTCTCCGGCCTCGACCCCACCGCGGTCGAGGTGATGAGCAGCGTGCTGCGCGACAAGGCCGACGCCGGCGTGCCGGTGATCTTCTCCAGCCACCAGCTCGACCTCGTGGAGCGACTGTGCGACCGGATCGGGATCATCGCCGGTGGGCGCATGGTCGCCGTGGGCAGCGTCGCCGACCTGCGGGAACGCGGCGGCGGCGCCGCCGTCATCGACGTCGAGGGGCCACCGGCCGGCTGGGCGGCCTCCCTGCCGGGCGTCGAGGTGCTCGATGACGACGGCGCCTGCCACACGCGCCTGCGCCTCGCCACCGGCACCGACGACCAGGACGTGCTGCGCGCGGCGCTCGCCGCCGGACCGGTGCACGAGTTCCGGCGGTGGCGCCCGCCGCTCACCGAGCTGTACCGCGACGTCGTGCAGGCCGGTCCGGAGCAGCCGGAGGCGGTGGCATGA
- a CDS encoding ABC transporter permease, which translates to MSAPLPASTAVLLVARRELGTQVRSRSFVIGIVITLVFFGGMFLLGTYISGQTSSHALGITPQAERIRPVLEQTAHLQGAELAVREVDDAAGRALVRSGGLDALLTGAPGAYELVGLDSVDGSLQAIVQDAVEQQAVSAALTGAGVDLTQFANASALAVSTLEPADTGNGQRLAVAFVGTLLLFFSISQYGSLVATGVVEEKQSRVVELLLATITPWQLLAGKVLGLGAVGLLQLVILSAIAGVGAAAAGLLVLPGAALGMFAMVVLWYLLGFFLYASLYAAVGSTVSRQEELQSVVAPMIFLLLIPFVLTLNLLPSDPRNGLATVLSFVPFFSQTVMPARYALGVAPLWEVLVAAGLAAAAIVVVVRVAGRVYRNSVLRTGARVSLREALAGKPS; encoded by the coding sequence ATGAGCGCGCCGCTGCCCGCCAGCACCGCCGTCCTGCTCGTGGCGCGCCGCGAGCTCGGCACGCAGGTCCGCTCGCGCAGCTTCGTGATCGGGATCGTGATCACGCTCGTCTTCTTCGGTGGGATGTTCCTGCTCGGCACCTACATCAGCGGTCAGACCTCGAGCCACGCGCTCGGGATCACTCCGCAGGCCGAGCGCATCCGGCCGGTTCTCGAGCAGACCGCACACCTGCAGGGCGCCGAGCTCGCCGTCCGCGAGGTCGACGACGCCGCGGGCCGCGCGCTGGTGCGCAGCGGCGGCCTCGACGCCCTGCTCACGGGCGCGCCCGGCGCGTACGAGCTGGTCGGCCTCGACTCCGTCGACGGGAGCCTGCAGGCGATCGTGCAGGACGCGGTCGAGCAGCAGGCGGTCTCCGCCGCGCTCACGGGCGCCGGTGTCGACCTCACGCAGTTCGCGAACGCCTCCGCGCTCGCCGTCAGCACGCTGGAACCGGCCGACACCGGGAACGGGCAGCGGCTCGCGGTCGCCTTCGTCGGCACGCTCCTGCTGTTCTTCTCGATCAGCCAGTACGGCAGCCTGGTGGCAACCGGCGTGGTCGAGGAGAAGCAGAGCCGGGTGGTGGAGCTGCTGCTCGCCACGATCACGCCGTGGCAGCTGCTGGCCGGCAAGGTCCTCGGGCTCGGCGCGGTGGGCCTGCTCCAGCTGGTGATCCTCAGCGCGATCGCGGGTGTGGGCGCGGCCGCCGCCGGGCTGCTGGTGCTGCCGGGCGCCGCGCTCGGCATGTTCGCGATGGTCGTGCTCTGGTACCTGCTCGGCTTCTTCCTCTACGCCTCGCTGTACGCCGCCGTCGGCTCCACGGTGTCGCGGCAGGAGGAGCTGCAGTCGGTGGTGGCGCCGATGATCTTCCTGCTGCTGATCCCGTTCGTCCTCACCCTGAACCTGCTGCCGAGCGACCCGCGCAACGGCCTCGCCACCGTGCTGTCGTTCGTGCCGTTCTTCTCCCAGACCGTCATGCCGGCGCGCTACGCCCTCGGCGTGGCCCCGCTGTGGGAGGTGCTGGTGGCGGCGGGGCTCGCCGCGGCCGCCATCGTGGTGGTCGTGCGGGTCGCCGGGCGCGTGTACCGGAACTCGGTACTGCGCACCGGCGCCCGCGTCAGCCTCCGCGAGGCGCTGGCCGGCAAGCCGTCCTGA